In Microbacterium sp. 1.5R, the following are encoded in one genomic region:
- a CDS encoding sigma-70 family RNA polymerase sigma factor produces MPMRARNQLVVDHLHIVGAATAYVASRLTHVSRDDLASAGAFALVRAAEKFDATLGVPFGAFARGRVNWALKDELRSMDWAPRDVRVRAKQTTKVRQTLTAALGRTPTVAEIAAAMGVDTAVAREGLADAERLLTSLDAPDAPEIVWTGYLPEELAIASERDEFLRRAVDALPERKRAIITAIYFEDRTVKDLAEQLGVSHAAVSQQRAEAVRMLRDALDRHYADTPQREAATAARSSASALDAYFERLAAGGQRFTRAILSHAVGV; encoded by the coding sequence ATGCCTATGCGTGCCCGCAACCAGCTCGTGGTCGATCACCTGCACATCGTCGGCGCGGCGACGGCATATGTGGCGTCTCGACTCACGCATGTCTCCCGTGACGACCTCGCCTCTGCCGGTGCGTTCGCGCTGGTCCGCGCCGCCGAGAAGTTCGACGCGACCCTCGGCGTGCCCTTCGGCGCGTTCGCTCGAGGACGCGTCAACTGGGCGCTGAAAGACGAGCTGCGGTCGATGGACTGGGCGCCTCGAGATGTTCGGGTGCGAGCCAAGCAGACGACGAAGGTCCGACAGACACTCACGGCCGCCCTCGGTCGCACGCCCACTGTGGCGGAGATCGCAGCAGCCATGGGCGTCGACACCGCCGTCGCGCGCGAAGGGCTCGCCGACGCCGAGCGTCTGCTGACGAGTCTCGATGCGCCGGACGCGCCGGAGATCGTGTGGACCGGCTACCTGCCCGAGGAGCTCGCGATCGCCTCCGAGCGCGACGAGTTCCTGCGGCGCGCCGTCGACGCGCTGCCCGAGCGCAAGCGGGCGATCATCACGGCGATCTATTTCGAGGACCGCACGGTCAAGGATCTCGCGGAGCAGCTCGGCGTCTCCCACGCCGCCGTCTCGCAGCAGCGTGCGGAAGCGGTGCGCATGCTTCGAGATGCGCTGGATCGGCACTACGCCGACACCCCTCAGCGTGAGGCAGCAACGGCAGCGCGGTCCTCCGCGTCGGCGCTGGACGCGTACTTCGAGCGCCTCGCGGCCGGCGGTCAGCGGTTCACGCGCGCGATACTGTCGCACGCGGTCGGCGTCTGA
- the flgL gene encoding flagellar hook-associated protein FlgL, whose amino-acid sequence MIGRITTSTMTQQSLRTLQTNLADRARLQDQAASQRAFRSPSDDPAAAATALGVHGDQARVAQFARNLSDGMAWVTTVDTALGASADLLNRARDLTAQGANSGALSPTARESIAQELESISAELLAKANTRVLGRSVFAGTSDAGAAFDPTTFSFNGGAGDGVHRRISENETVRVDFDGAQAFGEGADSAFALLNDIAAELRSGAEVGSRLGDIDARLKDVTAARGSTGARQVQIERASAQNLSSSIDLEARRAEVENVDSLEVLVHLQSAELVFQSALQVTARSLQTNLMEFLR is encoded by the coding sequence ATGATCGGTCGAATCACGACCAGCACCATGACGCAGCAGTCGCTGCGCACACTGCAGACCAACCTCGCGGATCGCGCACGGCTGCAGGATCAGGCCGCGTCGCAGCGCGCCTTCCGCTCGCCGAGCGACGATCCGGCCGCCGCGGCCACGGCGCTCGGTGTGCACGGTGATCAGGCGCGCGTCGCTCAGTTCGCCCGCAACCTCAGCGACGGGATGGCGTGGGTGACCACGGTCGACACCGCTCTCGGCGCGAGCGCCGATCTGCTCAACCGCGCGCGTGATCTCACCGCACAGGGAGCGAACTCGGGCGCGCTGAGCCCGACCGCTCGCGAGTCGATCGCCCAGGAGCTCGAGTCGATCAGCGCAGAGCTGCTCGCCAAGGCGAACACGAGGGTGCTCGGCCGCAGCGTCTTCGCGGGAACGAGCGATGCGGGAGCCGCGTTCGATCCCACCACCTTCAGCTTCAACGGCGGCGCGGGCGACGGTGTGCATCGCCGCATCAGCGAGAACGAGACCGTGCGCGTGGACTTCGACGGCGCTCAGGCGTTCGGCGAAGGGGCAGACAGCGCCTTCGCCCTGCTGAACGACATCGCGGCCGAACTGCGCAGCGGTGCCGAGGTCGGCTCGCGTCTCGGCGACATCGATGCGCGGCTGAAGGACGTCACCGCGGCTCGCGGATCCACGGGCGCTCGTCAGGTGCAGATCGAGCGGGCGTCGGCGCAGAATCTCTCCTCGTCGATCGACCTCGAAGCGCGCCGTGCCGAGGTCGAGAACGTCGACAGTCTCGAGGTGCTCGTGCACCTGCAGTCGGCCGAGCTCGTGTTCCAATCCGCCCTGCAGGTGACGGCCCGCTCGCTGCAGACCAATCTGATGGAGTTCCTGCGATGA
- a CDS encoding SDR family oxidoreductase, with protein sequence MNISGNTIFIPGATSGIGLALALRLSDRGNTVIVGGRRAELLDEIAAANPGIHTVRIDTTDADSIRAAAQAVMAAHPSLNVVIPMAGIMRVEDWTSPEGFLDDAEATVTTNLLGPIRLIAAFIEHLRTMPDATIMTVSSGLAFAPLRVTPTYNATKAAIHMLSESLRLQLADTSVSVLELEPPSVRTSLMPGQETSEFAMPLDEFVSEVVDLIETQPDATEIQVENVKFLRYGEARGDYAQVVETLNRRDPHGH encoded by the coding sequence ATGAACATCAGCGGAAACACCATCTTCATCCCCGGTGCCACGAGCGGTATCGGCCTCGCCCTCGCTCTGCGGCTCAGCGATCGGGGCAACACCGTGATCGTGGGCGGGCGTCGCGCCGAGCTGCTCGACGAGATCGCCGCGGCGAACCCGGGCATCCACACCGTCCGGATCGACACGACGGACGCCGACAGCATCCGGGCGGCCGCGCAGGCGGTCATGGCCGCCCACCCCTCGCTCAACGTGGTCATCCCGATGGCCGGGATCATGCGGGTCGAGGACTGGACGTCGCCCGAGGGGTTCCTCGACGACGCCGAGGCCACCGTCACCACCAACCTCCTGGGTCCGATCCGGCTGATCGCGGCCTTCATCGAGCACCTGCGCACCATGCCGGACGCGACGATCATGACTGTGTCGTCCGGTCTGGCCTTCGCGCCGCTCCGCGTGACGCCCACCTACAACGCGACGAAAGCGGCCATCCACATGCTCAGCGAATCTCTGCGTCTGCAGCTCGCCGACACGAGTGTGAGCGTGCTCGAGCTCGAACCGCCCTCCGTCCGCACCTCGCTCATGCCGGGGCAGGAGACCAGCGAGTTCGCGATGCCGCTCGACGAGTTCGTCAGCGAGGTCGTCGACCTGATCGAGACCCAGCCGGATGCGACCGAGATCCAGGTCGAGAACGTGAAGTTCCTGCGCTACGGCGAAGCACGGGGAGACTATGCGCAGGTGGTCGAGACACTCAATCGGCGCGACCCGCACGGGCACTGA
- a CDS encoding AAA family ATPase has product MTSTYIETGGHVRVYDDAVRTHHEFPLGTYRVHFTSKEGFSLIKIDDLTVGAERVYGGRDRKVDKIFRSYALSDRSLGVMLSGDKGIGKTLFLRMVAEEALEQCLPVVIVSEDNDGIVEFLDTLDECLIIFDEFEKIFPAGRRGGAEGGNRQNQFLSLFDGLSSVKRIYCLTVNDISDVSTYIVNRPGRFHYHMRFEYPGPDEVRQYLIDQAPHADPDEIENVALFSRRARLNYDHLRAIAFELEQPDALFADVVEDLNIKAVEPSTYRIEARFPDGKVWSDEVEMNLFERGDVGRTFELRHATRSIFASFVPKDLIFEPDGGIFVPIHKLELLDDEDEEPEVYPTTVSLILVGQPSYGFGL; this is encoded by the coding sequence TTGACCAGCACCTACATCGAGACGGGCGGACACGTCCGCGTCTACGACGACGCCGTCCGCACGCATCATGAGTTCCCTCTCGGCACCTATCGGGTGCACTTCACCTCGAAAGAGGGCTTCAGCCTGATCAAGATCGACGACCTCACCGTCGGCGCCGAGCGCGTCTACGGCGGCCGAGACAGGAAGGTCGACAAGATCTTCCGGTCCTACGCCCTCTCGGACCGCAGCCTGGGCGTGATGCTCTCCGGCGACAAGGGGATCGGCAAGACGCTGTTCCTTCGCATGGTTGCCGAGGAGGCCCTCGAGCAGTGCCTGCCCGTCGTGATCGTCTCAGAGGACAACGACGGCATCGTGGAGTTCCTGGACACCCTCGACGAGTGTCTGATCATCTTCGACGAGTTCGAGAAGATCTTCCCCGCTGGCCGCCGCGGGGGCGCAGAGGGAGGCAATCGACAGAACCAGTTCCTGTCCCTGTTCGACGGCCTCTCGTCCGTGAAGCGCATCTACTGCCTCACGGTGAACGACATCAGCGACGTCAGCACGTACATCGTCAACCGCCCCGGCCGGTTCCACTACCACATGCGATTCGAGTACCCCGGTCCCGACGAGGTGCGCCAGTACCTCATCGATCAGGCCCCCCACGCGGACCCGGACGAGATCGAGAACGTCGCACTGTTCTCGCGTCGCGCTCGCCTCAACTACGACCACCTCCGCGCCATCGCCTTCGAACTCGAGCAGCCGGACGCACTGTTCGCGGACGTCGTGGAGGATCTCAACATCAAGGCGGTCGAACCGAGCACCTATCGCATCGAGGCTCGCTTCCCCGACGGCAAGGTGTGGTCGGATGAGGTCGAGATGAACCTCTTCGAGCGCGGCGACGTCGGTCGCACGTTCGAGCTGCGCCACGCGACACGGTCGATCTTCGCCTCGTTCGTGCCGAAGGATCTCATCTTCGAGCCGGACGGCGGCATCTTCGTGCCGATCCACAAGCTCGAGCTGCTCGACGATGAGGATGAAGAGCCCGAGGTCTACCCGACGACGGTCAGTCTCATCCTGGTGGGTCAGCCCAGCTACGGCTTCGGTCTCTGA
- a CDS encoding helix-turn-helix transcriptional regulator — MDREALAEFLVRRREQLKPSDVGLGAGARRRTPGLRREEVAQLAAMSTDYYARLEQQRGPQPSVQILGSLARALRLTPDERDYLHRVCGHSAPDRTIFTDYVHPGMLRVLDRLHDTPAFVVSALDEVLIQNDAARALLGDASGLEGIERSGIYRWFAHPDDERRRYPEEDHPRHSRVLVASLRSAYGALGERSRAGEIVRELASLSPEFAQLWEVHEVRRRFEDHKVLIHPEIGPIEVDCQALFTEDESQALIVLTAAPGSDAESKLELLRVLGTQRV; from the coding sequence GTGGACAGAGAAGCACTGGCCGAGTTCCTCGTGCGTCGCAGGGAGCAGCTGAAGCCGTCCGACGTCGGCCTCGGTGCGGGGGCGCGTCGACGCACCCCCGGGCTTCGACGCGAGGAGGTCGCGCAGCTCGCCGCCATGTCGACCGACTACTACGCGCGGCTCGAGCAGCAGCGCGGGCCGCAGCCCAGCGTACAGATCCTCGGCTCGCTCGCACGGGCGCTGCGTCTGACCCCCGACGAGCGTGACTACCTGCATCGGGTCTGCGGACACAGCGCACCGGACCGCACGATCTTCACCGACTACGTGCATCCGGGGATGCTCCGCGTGCTCGACCGGCTTCACGACACGCCCGCATTCGTCGTCTCCGCGCTCGACGAGGTGCTGATCCAGAATGACGCAGCACGCGCTCTGCTCGGCGACGCGAGCGGTCTGGAGGGGATCGAGCGCAGTGGGATCTACCGCTGGTTCGCGCACCCGGACGACGAGCGCCGGCGGTACCCGGAGGAGGATCATCCGCGTCACAGTCGTGTGCTCGTGGCCTCCCTCCGATCCGCCTATGGCGCCCTGGGCGAGCGGTCTCGCGCCGGCGAGATCGTCCGCGAGCTCGCGTCGCTCAGCCCGGAGTTCGCACAGCTGTGGGAGGTGCACGAGGTCAGGCGGCGCTTCGAAGACCACAAGGTCCTGATCCATCCCGAGATCGGTCCGATCGAAGTCGACTGCCAGGCGCTGTTCACCGAAGACGAATCCCAGGCGCTCATCGTCCTGACAGCGGCGCCGGGCAGCGACGCCGAGAGCAAGCTCGAGCTGCTCAGAGTGCTCGGGACGCAGCGCGTCTGA
- a CDS encoding TIGR01777 family oxidoreductase has translation MPQRIVISGASGLIGTALASSLRSDGVEVTTLVRRPPRDPSEVQWMPGERELDPDVLAGAVAVVALGGASVGRLPWTRRYRRELVESRLTGTRTLATAVRTLRDDAPAFVSASAVGYYGSAPGEVLTEASLAGDTFLAQLCVRWEQEALRAGEQTTVALLRTAPIIHRKGVLKPLIQLTRFGVAGPIGPGTQIWPWISLDDEVRGIRHVIDQRLEGPVNFTGPTRASANDIGRALATRMRRPFWIPAPAWALRLALSRSAADSLLLSDADVRPGALEGSGFEFRHTTAQQAVDAAL, from the coding sequence ATGCCGCAGCGGATCGTGATCAGTGGCGCATCGGGCCTGATCGGCACGGCGCTCGCCTCGTCGCTGCGGTCGGACGGTGTGGAGGTGACGACCCTCGTGCGTCGCCCTCCGCGTGATCCGTCTGAGGTGCAGTGGATGCCGGGGGAGCGCGAGCTCGACCCCGATGTGCTGGCGGGCGCTGTCGCCGTGGTCGCGCTGGGTGGTGCGAGCGTCGGGCGTCTGCCTTGGACGCGACGGTATCGCCGCGAACTCGTCGAGTCCCGACTGACGGGCACCCGCACGCTCGCGACGGCGGTGCGCACCCTGCGAGACGATGCTCCGGCGTTCGTGTCGGCATCCGCTGTCGGCTATTACGGCTCGGCGCCGGGCGAGGTGCTGACCGAGGCGTCGCTCGCGGGCGACACGTTCCTGGCGCAGCTGTGCGTCCGATGGGAGCAGGAGGCGCTGCGCGCGGGGGAGCAGACGACGGTCGCGCTGCTGCGCACCGCTCCGATCATCCATCGCAAGGGTGTGCTGAAGCCGCTCATCCAGCTCACTCGCTTCGGGGTCGCCGGTCCGATCGGGCCCGGCACCCAGATCTGGCCATGGATCTCTCTCGACGATGAGGTGCGCGGCATCCGACACGTGATCGACCAGCGCCTCGAGGGGCCCGTCAACTTCACCGGGCCGACGCGTGCCTCGGCGAACGACATCGGTCGCGCCCTCGCGACGAGGATGCGCCGACCGTTCTGGATCCCGGCTCCCGCCTGGGCCCTCCGGCTCGCGCTGAGTCGGTCGGCCGCCGATTCGCTGCTGCTCTCCGATGCGGACGTCAGACCCGGGGCGCTCGAAGGCTCGGGCTTCGAGTTTCGGCACACGACAGCCCAGCAGGCCGTCGACGCCGCGCTGTGA
- a CDS encoding HU family DNA-binding protein, which yields MSTSRTLETNRVSKREFVQRFARRGGISVQAAQTAYNAMIDELLDLVGRGNTVTLTNFGKFYPQTHKGHRVQFAKDDGDAEVNDYTVLKFSATREVNRRVKVND from the coding sequence ATGAGCACATCAAGGACGCTCGAGACGAATCGGGTGAGCAAGCGGGAGTTCGTGCAGAGATTCGCACGACGCGGTGGCATCTCGGTTCAGGCCGCACAGACGGCGTACAACGCGATGATCGACGAGCTCCTCGACCTCGTGGGCCGCGGGAACACGGTCACACTCACCAACTTCGGCAAGTTCTATCCGCAGACGCACAAGGGGCACCGGGTGCAGTTCGCGAAGGACGACGGAGACGCCGAGGTCAACGACTACACCGTGCTGAAGTTCTCCGCGACGCGCGAGGTGAACCGCCGCGTCAAGGTGAACGATTAG
- a CDS encoding zinc ribbon domain-containing protein — protein MNASPEHQRILLDVADLDRRIAQAERARTKPPQAARIAELVAIRQEQLRELTTLTGVRDDVRTELTRLEADVKLVEQRRARDADRLATATNSKEAQALEHEIASLAKRQSDLEDIELDVMGRVEDADAAVAAQQALLGTTTAEGTALTAQAKADVATATDLIAQLTRDREAVTATLPAPLLAEYTRRAANSAGAALLTRGTCEGCRILLPGTDLNDIRNAADDLVVSCPECGCILVRTEESGL, from the coding sequence GTGAACGCCAGCCCAGAACACCAGCGCATCCTGCTCGACGTCGCCGACCTGGACCGGCGCATCGCGCAGGCTGAGCGCGCGCGCACCAAGCCGCCGCAGGCCGCTCGCATCGCCGAGCTCGTCGCCATCCGTCAGGAGCAGCTCCGAGAGCTGACGACTCTGACGGGTGTGCGCGATGACGTTCGCACCGAGCTCACGCGTCTCGAAGCCGATGTGAAGCTCGTCGAACAGCGTCGCGCCCGTGACGCCGATCGACTGGCCACGGCGACGAACTCGAAGGAGGCGCAGGCTCTCGAGCACGAGATCGCCAGTCTCGCCAAGCGCCAGAGCGATCTCGAGGATATCGAGCTCGACGTCATGGGGCGCGTGGAGGACGCAGACGCGGCAGTCGCCGCACAGCAGGCACTGCTCGGGACGACCACCGCGGAAGGCACCGCGCTCACCGCTCAGGCCAAGGCCGACGTCGCGACTGCGACCGATCTGATCGCGCAGTTGACTCGCGACCGTGAGGCGGTCACGGCGACCCTTCCGGCGCCGCTCCTCGCCGAGTACACGCGTCGCGCTGCGAACAGTGCCGGTGCGGCGCTGCTCACCCGCGGAACGTGCGAGGGATGTCGGATCCTGCTCCCCGGCACCGACCTGAACGACATCCGCAATGCGGCAGACGACCTCGTGGTGTCCTGCCCCGAGTGCGGGTGCATCCTGGTGCGCACCGAGGAATCCGGGCTGTGA
- a CDS encoding zinc-ribbon domain-containing protein, whose protein sequence is MTEPVQSWWARRQFSRGREVPYEIGTYRSQWAAYPELIRQYHPELNHGIALSQVPLAADVLLCWECRVGHRFAATPAEQRERPGRVRRQSAWCPECSTLARPQPVVLGEARAIPRRPKRPLTLCSKTPDLASGEAFSSVCAPAPASAAEARLRAMLAARISVTTGVNAVKVSRPFFRHTEVWPDILLPELRVAIEYDTVGRHGLEHVGTREQTDLRKDRALRSAGWEVIRVRTGRLEPLGPHDLQMPSVTARGIDRIIDELRGIRGALIVDAFLTPD, encoded by the coding sequence GTGACCGAACCCGTGCAGTCGTGGTGGGCGAGACGCCAGTTCTCGCGAGGACGGGAGGTGCCCTACGAGATCGGCACCTATCGTTCGCAGTGGGCCGCCTACCCCGAACTGATCCGCCAGTACCACCCCGAACTCAATCACGGCATCGCACTCTCGCAGGTGCCGTTGGCGGCCGATGTGCTGTTGTGCTGGGAATGCCGAGTGGGCCATCGTTTCGCCGCCACCCCCGCTGAGCAGCGCGAACGCCCCGGTCGGGTGCGCCGCCAGTCGGCGTGGTGCCCGGAATGCTCGACGCTCGCCAGGCCCCAGCCGGTCGTGCTGGGCGAAGCCCGCGCGATACCCCGGCGGCCGAAACGCCCGCTCACCCTCTGCAGCAAGACGCCCGATCTTGCCTCCGGCGAAGCCTTCTCCAGCGTCTGCGCCCCGGCACCGGCATCCGCCGCCGAGGCCAGACTCCGCGCGATGCTCGCCGCCCGCATCTCCGTCACGACCGGTGTCAACGCGGTCAAAGTCTCTCGCCCGTTCTTCCGCCATACCGAGGTGTGGCCGGACATCCTGCTGCCGGAGCTCCGTGTCGCGATCGAGTACGACACGGTCGGGCGCCACGGACTCGAGCATGTCGGCACCCGCGAGCAGACCGATCTCCGCAAGGATCGCGCGCTGCGCTCCGCCGGCTGGGAGGTCATCCGGGTTCGCACCGGACGGCTCGAACCACTGGGACCCCACGATCTGCAGATGCCTTCGGTGACCGCGCGGGGAATCGATCGCATCATCGACGAGCTTCGCGGGATCCGCGGGGCGCTGATCGTCGACGCGTTCCTGACGCCGGACTGA
- a CDS encoding flagellar assembly protein FliW, with amino-acid sequence MSAPTDRTTATVDVEFASPMPGLAPHTSFTLEQIDGAEGLHALRATDADVRLFLLDPRSGDYGYEPSIPADVRSEIGAADESEIRVFVVANPSADGVYINLRAPILIHTGSGRAAQAILEDQRYPIRALLGA; translated from the coding sequence ATGAGCGCACCCACTGACCGGACGACGGCGACGGTCGACGTCGAGTTCGCTTCGCCGATGCCCGGACTCGCTCCGCACACGTCTTTCACCCTCGAGCAGATCGACGGAGCGGAGGGCCTGCACGCGCTGCGCGCGACGGATGCCGACGTCCGCCTGTTCCTCCTCGACCCGCGATCCGGGGACTACGGCTACGAGCCGAGCATCCCCGCGGACGTGCGGTCCGAGATCGGCGCCGCCGACGAGTCGGAGATCCGGGTGTTCGTCGTGGCGAACCCCTCTGCCGACGGCGTGTACATCAACCTGCGTGCGCCGATCCTGATCCACACCGGATCCGGCCGTGCCGCACAGGCGATCCTCGAGGATCAGCGCTACCCGATCCGCGCCCTGCTGGGTGCCTGA
- a CDS encoding YchJ family protein: protein MSVVQRMASDDGVPDNAERCPCGSGDLFGGCCGPLLGGAAAPTAERLMRSRFTAFAIGDAAYLLASWHPSTRPTDLDLDLDVVWRRLVIIDRVDGGPFDREGVVEFEAFWRQDAERGSLRERSRFVREERSWLYLDGQVG from the coding sequence ATGAGCGTGGTGCAGAGGATGGCGTCGGATGACGGTGTCCCCGATAATGCCGAGCGGTGTCCCTGTGGCTCCGGAGATCTCTTCGGCGGATGCTGCGGCCCGCTGCTCGGCGGCGCCGCTGCGCCGACGGCCGAACGCCTGATGCGCTCCCGGTTCACGGCGTTCGCGATCGGGGATGCCGCGTACCTCCTGGCGTCCTGGCATCCGTCGACCCGTCCGACCGACCTCGACCTCGACCTCGACGTGGTGTGGCGGCGGCTCGTGATCATCGATCGGGTCGACGGCGGACCCTTCGACCGAGAGGGCGTGGTCGAGTTCGAGGCGTTCTGGCGGCAGGATGCCGAGCGCGGTTCGCTGCGTGAACGGAGCCGCTTCGTGCGGGAGGAGCGCAGCTGGCTGTACCTCGACGGACAGGTCGGGTGA
- the flgK gene encoding flagellar hook-associated protein FlgK has product MSSFAGLRLAESALSAARAGMTVTGQNIANQTTPGYTRQRVEQTSLSAPGQTGLWPSGIAIGGGVGVTGIARLGDDILDARVRDALSTSGFWSARATAASRAEDVLAEPTKDGLAANLNRFWSGWSDLANTPDPAAAQVVLSNADVLIGQIAEGYQTIAGQWNDLRSQVDGQLADVNAAASQVATLNGQIREALQSGRNANELMDQRSVLAQQLSSAVGAKGIVEPDGTLTLRVDGNALVSGDSSRALVASGPRDIADAGRITVSWADRPNLAVPITGGVVGGTISALAPASDGGTLAGVAAAYNETATALATAVNDVHRTGVTSSGAAGGDFFALDGSGPAALGLRVVPTGLDQLALAAPGAGAKDTTIADRISALGTSAAGPSKTWSTFVTGFAVAVAGDLQRADIADMGAVAAVTAQQSNASVDGDEETINLLTYQTAYQAAARVLTAVDEALDLLINRTGLVGR; this is encoded by the coding sequence ATGTCTTCCTTCGCAGGGCTCCGCCTCGCAGAATCCGCGCTCTCGGCCGCACGCGCGGGGATGACCGTCACGGGTCAGAACATCGCCAACCAGACGACTCCGGGCTACACGCGCCAGCGGGTGGAGCAGACCTCGCTCTCGGCGCCGGGGCAGACGGGGCTCTGGCCATCCGGCATCGCCATCGGCGGGGGAGTGGGCGTGACCGGGATCGCGAGGCTCGGCGACGACATTCTCGATGCCCGTGTGCGCGACGCGCTGTCGACCTCCGGCTTCTGGTCGGCTCGCGCGACGGCAGCGAGCCGCGCAGAGGACGTGCTGGCCGAACCCACGAAGGACGGTCTCGCCGCGAACCTCAACAGGTTCTGGTCGGGCTGGTCCGACCTCGCCAACACGCCGGATCCGGCAGCGGCGCAGGTCGTGCTCTCGAATGCCGACGTGCTCATCGGACAGATCGCGGAGGGCTACCAGACCATTGCGGGGCAGTGGAACGACCTGCGCAGTCAGGTCGACGGTCAGCTCGCCGACGTCAACGCCGCTGCGAGCCAGGTGGCCACTCTCAACGGGCAGATCAGGGAGGCGCTGCAATCGGGGCGCAACGCCAACGAGCTCATGGATCAGCGCAGCGTCCTCGCCCAGCAGCTCTCGTCGGCCGTCGGCGCGAAGGGCATCGTCGAGCCGGACGGCACACTGACTCTTCGCGTCGACGGCAATGCGCTCGTGTCGGGCGACAGCAGCCGAGCGCTCGTCGCGAGCGGACCGCGTGACATCGCGGACGCAGGTCGGATCACCGTCTCATGGGCGGATCGACCGAACCTCGCGGTGCCGATCACGGGTGGCGTCGTCGGCGGCACGATCAGCGCTCTGGCCCCCGCGTCCGACGGGGGGACGCTCGCCGGTGTCGCGGCCGCCTACAACGAGACGGCGACCGCGCTCGCGACCGCCGTGAACGACGTGCACCGCACTGGCGTCACCTCGTCGGGGGCGGCCGGAGGCGACTTCTTCGCGCTCGACGGTTCGGGTCCGGCGGCGCTGGGACTCCGTGTCGTCCCGACGGGGCTCGATCAGCTGGCACTGGCAGCGCCGGGTGCGGGCGCGAAGGACACCACCATCGCCGACCGCATCAGTGCGCTGGGGACATCTGCGGCGGGGCCCAGCAAGACGTGGTCGACGTTCGTCACCGGCTTCGCAGTCGCCGTCGCCGGGGATCTGCAGCGCGCGGACATCGCCGATATGGGCGCGGTCGCGGCGGTCACCGCGCAGCAGTCGAACGCCTCGGTGGACGGCGATGAGGAGACGATCAACCTCCTGACCTACCAGACCGCATACCAGGCGGCGGCTCGCGTTCTGACGGCCGTCGACGAGGCACTGGATCTGTTGATCAACCGCACCGGCCTCGTCGGCCGCTGA
- a CDS encoding aldo/keto reductase, with protein MTALPHFTAHNGFALPALGLGTYALDGDAGADAVTTAIGAGYRLIDSAFNYENEGSVGRGVRASDVDAAELIVTTKLPGRHHPRAKARTSIEESRSRLGVDAIDLHLIHWPNPQQDEYVQAWEALVDAQRRGVVRQIGVSNFLPEHLERIERETGVRPVVNQIEVHPYFPQTDQLAYHREHGILTEAWSPLGRAKQLIEERVIGEVAAAHGISPAQTVLAWHVARETVAIPKASSLEHQVSNLAAGAIVLSDAEVEAITALGRPDGRLFDADPASHEES; from the coding sequence ATGACGGCTCTTCCTCACTTCACGGCACACAACGGCTTCGCTCTTCCGGCTCTCGGACTCGGAACATACGCGCTCGACGGCGACGCGGGTGCGGATGCGGTCACCACGGCGATCGGGGCCGGATACCGCCTGATCGACTCGGCCTTCAACTACGAGAACGAGGGGTCAGTCGGTCGCGGCGTGCGCGCATCCGACGTGGACGCCGCAGAGCTCATCGTCACGACCAAGCTGCCCGGACGCCATCACCCGCGCGCGAAGGCGCGGACGAGCATCGAGGAGAGCCGGTCGCGGCTCGGGGTCGACGCGATCGATCTGCATCTGATCCACTGGCCGAACCCGCAGCAGGACGAGTACGTGCAGGCCTGGGAGGCGCTGGTCGACGCTCAGCGGCGCGGCGTCGTGAGGCAGATCGGCGTCTCGAACTTTCTGCCGGAGCACCTCGAGCGCATCGAGCGGGAGACCGGGGTCAGGCCCGTCGTGAACCAGATCGAGGTGCACCCGTACTTCCCGCAGACCGATCAGCTCGCCTACCACCGGGAGCACGGCATCCTCACCGAAGCATGGAGTCCTCTCGGTCGGGCGAAGCAACTCATCGAGGAGAGGGTGATCGGCGAGGTGGCTGCCGCCCATGGGATCTCCCCCGCGCAGACCGTGCTCGCCTGGCATGTGGCACGCGAGACCGTCGCGATCCCGAAGGCGTCGTCGCTCGAGCATCAGGTGTCGAACCTCGCGGCCGGAGCGATCGTGCTGTCGGATGCGGAGGTCGAGGCGATCACGGCGCTCGGACGCCCCGATGGGCGACTGTTCGACGCGGATCCCGCATCGCACGAGGAGTCCTGA